TCTAAGATCTTAGGAGGTGTAGATGCAGGAGGCAAGAAAGACAGTGTTgctaattatagaaaacaaataatCGTGCCTAAAGTATCTGCAGAGAAATATTTGAAGACGCCAACTCTTTCATCTCCTCCAAAATCTTCCTCTGTTAAATCTTTGATCTTGAGGGTAAGAAGCAATAAAAGCTTAAAACTGTTGGCTACGATGAAGGACCAGAACAAGATGCGGAGAGATGGGACAAACAAACTGAACCCTGAAATGGTTCTTGAGAAAAATTTACGTACTCCCAAAGTGAAAGCATCACCAAAGTTTTCATCCCATTTACAATCACGTGCGTTGtctaatgaagaagataaaaaggaaGTTGTTAAGCCTGCAGACAGTGCATTGGGTGAATACACCTCTAGCAACAAAAAGCTATTGCACAGAGCAGAAGTAGAAACTGttgggaaaaattaaaaaagacgTTGAGAAAAGGTAAGACAGGTGTTTCTAATGATAATAATTCTTCGGCAGTGAAACTGAAGTTCAGGAGGGTCAAGATAGTTGATCTTCAACAAGAAACCAGCAGCCCTAGGAGGCTGACATTTAGATGGGGACGACATGTGGGTGAAAGACAGGACAACAAtataagaaagagaatctttaaaaaGAAAGGATTTGATGGTGACAAAAGTAATACCATCCCCATCTCTGGAAAAATTATTTTGAGGCATCAGGATGTGCAAGAAAAGAAAGATGTGCAGGGTTTGTTGAATAATGTGATTGAAGAGACGGCGAGTAAGCTTGTTGAAATCGGGAAGATCAAGGTTAAAGCTTTGGTGGGAGCTTTTGAGACAGTGATTTCCCTCCACAATAAACCTTTTGCTGTCACAGTTACTTGATTAACTAGCAGAATTTTATAACAAATAGGAGCAATTACAAATATAGTGGTCGATATAGCTTTTCTGACCTGGTTTACATATGTTTGTCCTGTTTCTCAATCCGACTCATCTTCTTAACGATCTTTTGATGCTTTCCGGTTCTGTTCTCATGATTGAATAA
The Capsicum annuum cultivar UCD-10X-F1 unplaced genomic scaffold, UCD10Xv1.1 ctg10114, whole genome shotgun sequence DNA segment above includes these coding regions:
- the LOC124890038 gene encoding uncharacterized protein LOC124890038: MKDQNKMRRDGTNKLNPEMVLEKNLRTPKVKASPKFSSHLQSRALSNEEDKKEVVKPADSALGEYTSSNKKLLHRAEVETFRRVKIVDLQQETSSPRRLTFRWGRHVGERQDNNIRKRIFKKKGFDGDKSNTIPISGKIILRHQDVQEKKDVQGLLNNVIEETASKLVEIGKIKVKALVGAFETVISLHNKPFAVTVT